In one Halosolutus amylolyticus genomic region, the following are encoded:
- a CDS encoding DUF58 domain-containing protein — protein sequence MTDRAVDRLDSGEWAVAAALALAGVGISVGSQFLVVAATLPLWYVASAVLGSRQRAMVRVGREVGDDGGPESAVDGDPGDTVTVRTTVQNAGSDPIVDLRVVDGVPEALPVVSGTPRTCVTLDPLETATLEYAVELRRGEHRFEDPTIRTRDLTGTVAETRSATVTGAETIRCSPVVESVPLGGGANDYAGEVPTDEGGSGVEFYSVREYEPGDPVGAIDWRRYAGTRDLATVEYRAERATRIVCVVDARPSQFSAATTADPPAVDLSADAADRTIETLVDAGHPTGVAGIGVGGNGDRRLATVPPGTDPETRRRVTDLLEAARRSGRLSGKSVRNWICDPFDELPRTLPGEAQVYLFSAFVDDNPVNLVERLRSRGYAVRVVSPDVTATDDAATRLAALDRDRRLARARAAGARVVDWDLDRPLGLVLNDAIGEVGDR from the coding sequence ATGACCGATCGCGCCGTCGACAGGCTCGATTCGGGCGAGTGGGCCGTCGCCGCGGCGCTGGCGCTCGCGGGCGTCGGGATCTCCGTCGGAAGCCAGTTCCTCGTCGTCGCCGCGACGCTGCCGCTGTGGTACGTCGCGTCGGCGGTCCTCGGCAGTCGCCAGCGGGCGATGGTCCGGGTCGGTCGAGAGGTCGGCGACGACGGGGGCCCGGAATCCGCCGTCGACGGCGACCCCGGTGACACGGTCACGGTGCGGACGACCGTTCAGAACGCCGGTTCGGACCCGATCGTCGACCTGCGCGTCGTCGACGGCGTCCCCGAGGCGTTGCCGGTCGTGTCGGGCACGCCGCGGACGTGCGTGACGCTCGATCCGCTCGAGACGGCGACCCTCGAGTACGCGGTCGAACTCCGGCGCGGCGAGCACCGCTTCGAGGACCCGACGATCCGCACGCGGGACCTGACGGGAACGGTGGCCGAAACGAGGTCGGCGACCGTGACCGGTGCGGAGACGATCCGCTGTTCGCCGGTCGTCGAGTCGGTGCCGCTCGGGGGCGGCGCCAACGACTACGCGGGCGAGGTGCCGACGGACGAGGGCGGGAGCGGCGTCGAGTTCTACTCCGTCCGGGAGTACGAACCGGGCGATCCGGTCGGCGCGATCGACTGGCGGCGCTACGCCGGAACCCGGGACCTGGCGACCGTCGAGTACCGCGCCGAACGGGCGACGCGGATCGTCTGCGTCGTCGACGCCCGACCGAGCCAGTTCAGCGCGGCGACGACCGCGGATCCCCCCGCGGTCGACCTGTCGGCCGACGCCGCCGACCGAACGATCGAGACGCTGGTCGACGCGGGCCACCCGACTGGCGTCGCCGGCATCGGTGTCGGCGGCAATGGAGACCGGCGACTGGCGACGGTTCCGCCGGGGACCGACCCCGAGACGCGACGGCGCGTGACGGACTTGCTGGAGGCGGCGCGTCGATCGGGTAGGCTCAGCGGAAAATCCGTCCGGAACTGGATATGCGACCCGTTCGACGAGCTCCCCCGAACGCTCCCCGGCGAGGCGCAGGTGTACCTCTTCTCCGCGTTCGTGGACGACAACCCGGTCAACCTCGTCGAACGGCTCCGATCCCGCGGCTACGCCGTTCGCGTCGTCTCCCCGGACGTCACCGCTACCGACGACGCCGCGACGCGACTGGCGGCGCTCGATCGCGATCGGCGACTCGCGAGGGCTCGCGCGGCCGGGGCCCGCGTCGTCGACTGGGATCTCGACCGCCCGCTCGGGCTGGTACTGAACGACGCAATCGGGGAGGTAGGCGATCGATGA
- a CDS encoding HNH endonuclease, which yields MTSRERRDDRRVVFERDEYACRNCGAIGGDDEPTTVRTYPVGDVSLEGTAHESSLVTVCERCFTALQESDALSNLSVDRDELFRLVRETTRTQGATISDVASFASLVTSLPTALAETEPGDESRDYAAEYVETRRDVLLAIDVVDTRLDRLGAVETTDLGPEVATPLETVTETATTLQSDLREVVELGETVVTGLDRCHGCFEPLEGAAASESGSGTRACGTCALEPRSTDDWRRSAGDGVAFERLFSTINDRLRGTSTTTEALTDRTMALAETLLEE from the coding sequence GTGACTTCCCGCGAGCGGCGTGACGATCGGCGAGTCGTGTTCGAACGAGACGAGTACGCGTGTCGCAACTGCGGTGCGATCGGCGGCGACGACGAACCGACGACCGTCCGGACGTATCCGGTCGGCGACGTGTCACTCGAGGGGACGGCCCACGAGAGTTCGCTCGTGACGGTCTGCGAACGGTGTTTCACGGCACTACAGGAGTCGGACGCGCTGTCGAACCTGTCTGTCGATCGGGACGAACTGTTCCGACTCGTCCGCGAGACGACCCGTACGCAGGGGGCGACTATCTCCGACGTGGCCTCGTTCGCGTCGCTCGTGACGTCGTTGCCGACCGCCCTCGCCGAGACCGAACCGGGCGACGAATCCCGCGACTACGCCGCCGAGTACGTCGAAACCCGCCGTGACGTCCTGCTGGCGATCGACGTCGTCGATACCCGACTCGATCGGCTCGGGGCGGTCGAGACGACCGATCTGGGGCCCGAGGTGGCGACGCCGCTCGAGACGGTGACGGAGACGGCGACGACCCTCCAGTCGGACCTCCGCGAGGTCGTCGAACTCGGCGAGACGGTCGTCACAGGACTCGATCGGTGCCACGGCTGTTTCGAGCCGCTCGAAGGGGCCGCTGCGAGCGAAAGCGGGTCCGGAACCCGCGCGTGCGGGACCTGCGCCCTCGAGCCGCGATCGACCGACGACTGGCGTCGATCGGCGGGCGACGGCGTGGCGTTCGAACGGCTCTTCTCGACGATCAACGATCGGCTCCGGGGCACCTCCACGACGACCGAGGCGCTGACCGAT
- a CDS encoding DUF7269 family protein, which yields MSRRSSGGPGVFARFFGTDPDRLAIAVVLGGTALAIGAVLLGGFVPAGRVLVGLLYPLAALFPLLGVAIAGYAIWWLWLATPSSDAAMVEGDPPEAGVTRTDRRVGRETDLLLDDAANDWYRCQPTDSTAAVRRRLADGATRVLTTKRGFAPTAAREAVQSGTWTGDPVAAAFLAEDLRQPPRERLRAAIDPGAAFRRRIRRTLAAIEAIDDPAVEPVDAGSRDRSEVAR from the coding sequence GTGAGTCGTCGCTCGTCCGGCGGACCGGGAGTGTTCGCCCGGTTCTTCGGGACCGATCCGGATCGGCTCGCGATCGCGGTGGTCCTCGGTGGGACCGCGCTGGCGATCGGCGCGGTGCTCCTCGGCGGCTTCGTTCCGGCCGGGCGAGTGCTCGTCGGGTTGCTGTATCCGCTGGCGGCGCTGTTCCCGCTTCTCGGGGTCGCGATCGCGGGCTATGCGATCTGGTGGCTCTGGCTCGCCACCCCGTCGAGCGACGCCGCGATGGTCGAGGGCGACCCGCCCGAGGCGGGCGTAACGCGTACCGACCGACGGGTCGGTCGCGAGACCGATCTGCTCCTCGACGACGCGGCGAACGACTGGTACCGGTGTCAGCCGACCGACTCGACCGCGGCGGTTCGACGCCGACTCGCCGACGGGGCGACTCGCGTTCTCACCACGAAACGCGGCTTCGCGCCGACGGCGGCCCGCGAGGCCGTCCAGTCGGGAACGTGGACCGGGGATCCGGTCGCGGCCGCGTTCCTCGCCGAGGACCTGCGCCAGCCGCCTCGCGAACGCCTGCGCGCGGCGATCGACCCCGGGGCGGCGTTCCGGCGACGCATCCGTCGGACGCTCGCGGCGATCGAGGCGATCGACGACCCGGCCGTCGAACCGGTCGATGCGGGCTCGCGGGACCGGTCGGAGGTGGCTCGATGA
- a CDS encoding YegP family protein — protein MSEPDPEFELEQAYDREELAVVVDEMAAALEGGHTLQLHTAERRLDVDVPDRLVADLRADRDDDADPATAALELGLEWDDPDGSSVRVETVAADDPTDEPGEPIEGQSSGTDRTSRFEVYQDRADEWRWRLVHWNGNILADSGEGYTSRSNAKRAVRGVMRAVPTATIEETES, from the coding sequence ATGTCGGAGCCGGATCCGGAGTTCGAACTCGAGCAGGCGTACGATCGCGAGGAACTGGCCGTCGTCGTCGACGAGATGGCGGCCGCCCTCGAGGGCGGGCACACGCTCCAGTTGCACACGGCGGAGCGACGGCTCGACGTGGACGTTCCCGACCGGCTGGTCGCCGACCTCAGGGCCGATCGGGACGACGACGCCGACCCCGCCACGGCCGCGCTCGAACTCGGACTCGAGTGGGACGATCCCGACGGGTCGAGCGTCCGCGTCGAGACCGTCGCGGCGGACGACCCGACCGACGAGCCCGGGGAGCCGATCGAGGGGCAGTCGTCCGGGACCGACCGAACCAGTCGCTTCGAGGTGTACCAGGACCGGGCCGACGAGTGGCGCTGGCGGCTGGTCCACTGGAACGGCAACATCCTCGCCGACAGCGGCGAGGGGTACACCTCGCGATCGAACGCGAAACGCGCCGTCAGGGGCGTCATGCGGGCAGTACCGACCGCGACGATTGAGGAGACGGAGTCGTAG
- a CDS encoding DUF547 domain-containing protein codes for MSTQLDPLSLSADLLYTVKTEGDTDWLRSRLASLDRSQLGRALSTRERKLSFWLNCYNAYTHLLLEEDDDRALLEGGLLDRWRFVARDRIPVGGAWLSLNDIEHGMLRSSKHPWGFGYAPRLFPSAFERRFRLAECDPRVHFALPRSAEHCPPITVYSPADVDEDLDIAIEWYLEENVHYDSDRRVATIPRLFRRYRGDFGGRRGVIRFLREYNAIPDDATPSLDYERGGRTSPIDAEVLRH; via the coding sequence ATGTCGACCCAGCTCGATCCCCTCTCGCTCTCGGCCGATCTCCTGTACACGGTCAAGACGGAGGGCGACACCGACTGGTTGCGATCGCGGCTCGCGTCGCTCGATCGATCGCAGCTCGGGCGAGCCCTCTCGACGCGGGAGCGCAAACTCTCCTTCTGGCTCAACTGTTACAACGCCTACACCCATCTCCTGCTGGAGGAGGACGACGACCGGGCGTTGCTCGAGGGCGGCCTCCTCGATCGCTGGCGGTTCGTCGCCCGCGATCGGATCCCGGTCGGCGGCGCCTGGCTCAGCCTCAACGACATCGAGCACGGGATGCTCCGCAGTTCGAAGCACCCCTGGGGATTCGGCTACGCCCCCCGGCTGTTTCCCTCGGCGTTCGAACGCCGGTTCCGACTCGCGGAGTGTGACCCGCGGGTCCACTTCGCGTTACCCCGGAGCGCCGAGCACTGTCCGCCGATCACCGTCTACTCCCCCGCCGACGTCGACGAGGATCTGGACATCGCGATCGAGTGGTACCTGGAGGAGAACGTCCACTACGACTCCGACCGGCGCGTCGCGACGATCCCCCGGCTCTTTCGGCGCTACCGCGGCGATTTCGGCGGCAGACGCGGCGTAATCCGGTTCCTGCGGGAGTACAACGCGATCCCGGACGACGCGACGCCGTCGCTCGACTACGAACGCGGCGGCCGGACCTCGCCGATCGACGCCGAGGTGCTCCGACACTGA
- a CDS encoding AAA family ATPase has product MSVADTASTATAVVDEVLSAVVADRSVLEEVTAGILARGHILLEDVPGTGKTLTARSLATALGLEFSRIQFTPDLMPSDVTGSYVFEEETGEFHFTPGPVFANVVLADEINRAPPKTQSALLEAMEEGQVTVDGETHDLPDPFLVIATQNPVEQEGTFELPEAQRDRFMIKTSLGYPDADGTRELIDRRADRDRPDPTVDPVVDRETVRDLQRVPEDVTVEGPVRDYIGAVCRATRTDGRVDVGVSPRGVQRLFEVSRARAVLEGRDYVVPDDVVRIAAPALAHRLVLTPEASVDGISRRAVIDAVLDDVEVPAMESPSAEQ; this is encoded by the coding sequence ATGTCAGTCGCAGACACCGCGTCGACGGCGACGGCCGTCGTCGACGAAGTCCTCTCCGCAGTCGTCGCCGATCGATCCGTCCTGGAGGAGGTCACCGCCGGCATCCTCGCCCGGGGTCACATACTTCTCGAGGACGTTCCCGGAACGGGCAAGACGCTGACGGCCCGATCGCTCGCCACCGCCCTCGGACTGGAGTTCTCCCGGATCCAGTTCACGCCGGACCTCATGCCCTCCGACGTCACCGGGTCGTACGTGTTCGAGGAGGAGACCGGCGAGTTCCACTTCACGCCCGGACCCGTGTTCGCCAACGTCGTCCTCGCCGACGAGATCAACCGTGCGCCGCCCAAGACGCAGTCCGCGTTGCTCGAGGCGATGGAGGAGGGGCAGGTGACGGTCGACGGCGAGACTCACGACCTCCCGGACCCGTTCCTCGTCATCGCGACGCAGAACCCCGTCGAGCAGGAGGGCACGTTCGAACTCCCCGAGGCCCAGCGCGATCGCTTCATGATCAAGACCTCGCTCGGGTACCCCGACGCCGACGGGACGCGCGAACTGATCGATCGCCGGGCCGATCGCGATCGACCGGACCCGACCGTCGACCCGGTCGTCGATCGCGAGACGGTTCGGGACCTCCAGCGCGTCCCCGAGGACGTCACGGTCGAGGGACCGGTGCGCGACTACATCGGCGCAGTCTGTCGCGCCACGCGGACCGACGGCCGCGTCGACGTCGGCGTCTCGCCCCGCGGCGTCCAGCGGCTGTTCGAGGTGAGCCGGGCGCGAGCCGTCCTCGAGGGCCGGGACTACGTCGTGCCGGACGACGTCGTGCGCATCGCCGCCCCCGCGCTCGCCCACCGGCTCGTCCTCACGCCCGAGGCCAGCGTCGACGGGATCTCCCGGCGCGCGGTCATCGACGCCGTGCTGGACGACGTCGAGGTGCCGGCGATGGAATCGCCGTCAGCGGAACAGTAG
- a CDS encoding AI-2E family transporter, which translates to MNLSKGYLLALVGIFAYLSLQLVLPFLQYVLGALLLAFVLFPVQERLENHVSPTIAAFALLVLALVGFVVPFVVVATAIAGDVARLLQGIEPEALQLTELERLIAEETGREVDLAGQLAGSAEQIGSILLDQTTMWVSALTHALVGLGVMLFLLYYLLKDGNNLMAWIRSVTPLPDDVQNDLYDELSEVMWAVLAGHVLIAIIQGVIAGLGLFATGIPNAAFWTFIMVILSLIPLVGAPLVWIPAVIYLFLMGEPLLALALGVYSTIVVGISDDYLRPIVVDRYAQISPAVIMLGVLGGIYAFGVMGLFFGPVIAGALIATVTVVDDNYDRLGDESDAI; encoded by the coding sequence GTGAACCTCAGCAAGGGGTACCTCCTCGCACTCGTCGGCATCTTCGCGTATCTCTCCTTGCAACTGGTCCTGCCGTTCCTCCAGTACGTCCTCGGCGCCCTCCTCCTCGCGTTCGTCCTCTTTCCCGTCCAGGAGCGACTCGAGAACCACGTGTCGCCGACGATCGCCGCGTTCGCGCTCCTCGTCCTCGCGCTCGTCGGCTTCGTCGTCCCGTTCGTCGTCGTGGCGACGGCGATCGCCGGCGACGTCGCCCGGCTCCTCCAGGGGATAGAGCCCGAAGCGCTCCAGCTGACGGAACTCGAGCGACTGATCGCGGAAGAGACCGGACGAGAGGTCGATCTGGCGGGACAACTGGCCGGATCGGCGGAGCAGATCGGGTCGATCCTGCTCGACCAGACGACGATGTGGGTCAGCGCACTCACCCACGCCCTGGTCGGCCTCGGCGTCATGCTCTTTCTGCTGTACTACCTGCTGAAAGACGGGAACAACCTCATGGCCTGGATCAGGTCGGTGACGCCGCTGCCCGACGACGTCCAGAACGACCTCTACGACGAACTGAGCGAGGTCATGTGGGCCGTACTCGCCGGTCACGTCCTGATCGCGATCATCCAGGGCGTCATCGCGGGACTCGGGCTGTTCGCCACCGGGATTCCGAACGCGGCGTTCTGGACGTTCATCATGGTGATCCTTTCGCTGATCCCGCTGGTCGGTGCGCCGCTGGTGTGGATCCCCGCCGTCATCTACCTCTTCCTGATGGGCGAACCGCTCCTCGCACTGGCGCTCGGGGTCTACAGCACTATCGTCGTCGGGATCTCCGACGATTACCTGCGGCCGATCGTCGTCGACCGGTACGCCCAGATCAGCCCCGCCGTCATCATGCTCGGCGTGCTCGGCGGGATCTACGCGTTCGGCGTCATGGGCCTGTTCTTCGGGCCCGTCATCGCCGGGGCGCTGATCGCGACAGTCACCGTCGTCGACGACAACTACGATCGGCTCGGGGACGAGTCGGACGCGATCTGA